One Phoenix dactylifera cultivar Barhee BC4 unplaced genomic scaffold, palm_55x_up_171113_PBpolish2nd_filt_p 000454F, whole genome shotgun sequence DNA window includes the following coding sequences:
- the LOC120106092 gene encoding G-type lectin S-receptor-like serine/threonine-protein kinase LECRK2: MASSSQHKHQLFLSLLLVLHPLSAAAQTGPNVTRGSSLSPQGNKPALWAQSPAGDFAFGFVPLQPNQFLLAIWFAKITTNLTVVWSANRDQPVQTGSSASLTRNGRLSLLDHNGQEVWSPGVGDVAYATMLDAGNLALMASDGMGYAWQSFEHPTDTILPTQVMNKGGLLSSRRSPSADDYSVGRFQLRLLPDGNLCLNTIALPTEHAYEAYWLTKGTLGTGSYLVFNQSSGIQEVQENSSLVNVTYANIGSPGHYYQRATLDPDGVFRHYTYPKPATGNGSYPDSWTVASFIPENICSAVIVEKGGSGACGFNSYCQFANNQKACLCPERYSYVDPGNSSKGCMPDFAEPRCDAYDSADFELTAMPNTNWTNAAYEWLSPMQEDECRQSCLEDCRCMVAISKDGDCLKKAMPLSGGRVDPGYGGKSLFKIPRVDSTPPPPGLSRGRKSPPVIVSAMLGCSAFVNILLISAIALLFLSSHRKRSPRAQIDSRTVGGHLQAFSYHTLEAATGKYGEILGKGAFGTVYKGVLTLGEAEALVAVKKLDKLARDGEKEFRAEMNAIGRTHHKNLVQLLGFCDEGPHRLLVYEFMSNGSLASYLFGENKPSWDQRMQIAFGVARGLSYLHEECSSQTIHCDIKPENILLDDCFTARISDFGLAKLLMREQTMTQTDIRGTKGYVAPEWFKKRAITAKVDVYSFGVMLLEIVCCRKNIELEFGSDAGPILTEWAYDCYSEKRLDALVEHDEEARSNWRMLERLVAVALWCIQEEPSMRPSMKKVTQMLEGAVEVSVPPDPTSFISSMY; the protein is encoded by the coding sequence atggcttcttcctcccagcacAAGCACCAGCTCTTTCTCTCCCTTCTCCTTGTGCTGCACCCGCTCTCTGCCGCCGCCCAAACCGGACCCAACGTAACTCGTGGCTCCTCCCTATCCCCCCAGGGCAACAAACCCGCCTTGTGGGCACAGTCCCCTGCCGGCGATTTTGCCTTCGGATTCGTTCCCCTCCAACCTAACCAGTTCCTCCTCGCCATATGGTTCGCCAAAATAACCACGAACCTGACCGTAGTTTGGTCTGCTAACAGAGATCAGCCGGTGCAGACAGGATCCAGCGCGTCCCTGACAAGGAACGGCCGACTATCTCTCCTAGACCACAATGGCCAAGAGGTCTGGTCTCCGGGTGTCGGGGACGTTGCATACGCCACCATGCTCGATGCCGGAAACCTCGCGCTGATGGCCTCCGATGGGATGGGCTACGCATGGCAGAGCTTCGAGCACCCGACCGACACGATCCTGCCTACACAGGTGATGAACAAAGGAGGATTGCTTTCCTCCCGTCGCTCACCCAGTGCGGACGATTACTCTGTGGGAAGGTTTCAGCTCCGCCTGCTGCCCGACGGCAACCTCTGTCTGAACACCATAGCCTTACCCACCGAGCACGCCTACGAGGCCTACTGGCTCACCAAGGGCACCCTGGGTACCGGCTCCTATCTAGTATTCAACCAATCATCCGGCATTCAGGAAGTGCAGGAGAATTCAAGCCTTGTCAATGTCACGTATGCAAATATTGGGTCGCCTGGACATTACTACCAGAGGGCGACGCTCGATCCCGATGGAGTCTTCCGGCACTACACATACCCGAAGCCCGCTACAGGCAATGGGAGCTATCCAGATTCGTGGACGGTGGCGTCTTTCATACCTGAAAACATCTGCAGCGCGGTCATCGTGGAGAAGGGGGGGAGTGGGGCTTGCGGATTCAACAGCTACTGCCAGTTTGCCAACAATCAGAAGGCCTGCCTCTGTCCAGAACGATACTCATATGTCGATCCAGGCAACAGCAGCAAAGGCTGCATGCCAGACTTTGCTGAGCCGAGATGCGATGCATATGACTCGGCTGACTTTGAACTGACGGCGATGCCCAACACCAATTGGACGAACGCGGCTTACGAATGGCTGTCACCGATGCAGGAGGATGAGTGCCGGCAATCGTGCTTGGAGGATTGTCGCTGCATGGTGGCGATATCCAAGGACGGCGACTGCTTGAAGAAGGCGATGCCCCTCTCGGGAGGGAGGGTCGACCCAGGATACGGAGGGAAATCTCTGTTCAAGATACCCAGGGTCGACTCTACCCCTCCTCCTCCCGGACTGAGCAGAGGGAGGAAAAGCCCGCCGGTCATTGTTTCTGCAATGCTCGGTTGCTCAGCTTTCGTCAACATCCTGTTGATCTCCGCCATAGCCTTGCTCTTCCTCTCCTCGCATCGCAAGAGATCGCCTCGAGCTCAGATAGACAGCAGGACGGTGGGAGGACACTTGCAAGCTTTCAGTTACCACACGTTAGAGGCAGCTACCGGCAAGTACGGAGAAATACTGGGCAAAGGTGCGTTCGGTACGGTCTATAAGGGGGTCTTGACTCTCGGCGAGGCTGAGGCACTTGTTGCAGTAAAGAAGCTAGACAAACTGGCACGAGATGGCGAAAAGGAGTTCAGAGCAGAGATGAATGCGATTGGTAGAACCCATCACAAGAATCTAGTTCAGTTGCTTGGCTTCTGCGATGAGGGGCCGCATCGACTTCTAGTCTATGAGTTCATGAGCAATGGCTCCCTGGCAAGCTACCTCTTCGGAGAGAACAAACCCAGCTGGGATCAGCGAATGCAGATCGCATTCGGGGTTGCAAGAGGGCTATCATACTTGCACGAGGAATGCAGCAGCCAGACCATCCATTGCGACATAAAACCTGAGAACATACTCCTTGACGACTGCTTTACAGCAAGAATCTCCGACTTCGGACTGGCGAAGCTGCTGATGCGAGAGCAGACGATGACTCAGACGGACATCAGGGGGACGAAAGGCTATGTTGCACCTGAGTGGTTCAAGAAGAGAGCGATCACAGCAAAAGTCGACGTATATAGTTTTGGCGTCATGTTGCTTGAGATTGTTTGTTGCAGGAAGAACATTGAGCTGGAGTTTGGGAGCGACGCGGGGCCTATCCTTACAGAATGGGCTTACGACTGTTACAGCGAGAAGAGACTGGATGCTCTAGTGGAACATGATGAAGAGGCAAGGAGCAACTGGAGAATGCTTGAGAGGCTCGTGGCTGTGGCCCTTTGGTGCATTCAGGAAGAGCCATCCATGAGGCCTTCCATGAAGAAGGTGACACAGATGCTGGAAGGTGCAGTTGAAGTTTCGGTGCCACCAGATCCAACATCCTTTATCAGCTCGATGTATTAA